A region of the Penaeus vannamei isolate JL-2024 unplaced genomic scaffold, ASM4276789v1 unanchor4946, whole genome shotgun sequence genome:
GTTCTTGTTTTgctcctactattactatcaacaataataatgaatctaTGAAccaatgaatatatgaaataaagcaataataaagaaatgacgataacaaaaataacacagtAGCGAAGAAGTCCTCACAaccccaacagcaacaacaaaaacaaccttaTATCTTTCCAGGATTGCCCTTCACCGGACCGGGACACCTCGCTCTCTCGCCGCCCTCAGgaccgcccacgccgcccgcacCCGCAGGATCGATCCTCACAACGCCCTTTTGGATATCGAAAATTACGTAGATGTAAGTTGAAGGTTGTTCTGGGTTTTAATGGAGGTTCTGTGtcggggtgagagtgggagatcAGATTGATAGGATGCTGATGCGTGGGGaggattttttgtctattttagcTGATGATTTTGAGGTATTTGTCACTTTGAAGGGTTTGAGggtgaaaagtatatatatatatatatatatatatatatatatatatatatatatatatatatatatatatatatatatatatttttttttttttttttttttttttttttttttttttttttttttttttttttttttttttttagcaataaaATAGGTGTTAGTTTTATTAGTCTCATTCGTATCtgtagtaacgataatagtacaGTAGAAGCATAACGCCAATAATTTTGAATTGTTTACTACGGTCATTGGTTATTACAATATTAGCATTTGACGAAAATCTATCGGCGgctttacttatctatctcttattatacctcttgatattaataaagatgtcCTCCACAAGTGACACCAATCTTCAAGTATTTCTAGCTAACGCAAcgacaccctctcctccccaggcCCAGTACTACGGCTGGATAGGAGTGGGCTCTCCCCTGCAGTACTTCAAGGTGGTCTTCGATACCGGGTCGTCCAACCTGTGGGTGCCCTCCAAGGACTGCTCCGTCGTCAACGTTGCGTGTCGTGAGTTCGAGATATTCTTTGAAAGGATCTTTGAGGAACTTTTGGTTTATTCTGTGCTTTTCTCTGTGGTTTGCTGCGGGGTTGTTTTGCACATTTTTCTTTGTAATAAAACCATAGtcacctgaaaaaaaaagaaataaatgtgattgcgttttatttatttatttatttatttttttttttacatttttctttctaataaaacgataatcacttctacaaaaaaaaaaaaataataataaaaaaaagaaagaaaatagaaagtatTATGTGATGCTTTGCAGGGTTATTCTgtgcatttttctttctaataaaACCATAGTCACtcgtaaagaataataaaaaaagaaaaaaaatagatgtgatTTATGGCAACGCAGCGAAATTTCATGATAACATACATAAAATTCATCAGAAGAAAACGCTACAAATACACTTATCAAAGGATGCATTACAAACCATCAAAACCAAAACAGAAAATTCTGGCTCCAAGATTCAAACGCACTTTGACTTCCAGAATTCCACAACCAGTACGACCACGGAGCCTCCTCGACGTACGTAGCGAACGGTAGCGACTTTGTGCTACACTACGGGACAGGGTCGCTAGAGGGCTACGTGTCTCTGGACAGCGTGGACGTAAGGGAGAGTTCATGTTTGTTTAACTGAACTGGGATATAAATCGTTCTGGTTTAATGTGATTATGATCATATCTCAATAATGTGGTAAAATTATCGATGCGTTTTACGGCTGCAGTCGCCGAAACAGAACCAAGTCTCGCCAAAACGGATTCCTGCCTCGCTCACCTAACCACAAAAAATCTCGAACTACTCTCTTACTTATTGGAACTTCCATCCATCCAAGAACTCAACCCAAatcaacccacctccccctaacccaacctaccccaacccacctcccactaACCCTACCTACCTCAAATCCCAAgctcaacccacctccccctaacccaacctaccccaacccacctccccctaaccctacctacctcaaccccatcccaacccacctccccctaacccaacctaccccaacccacctcccactaACCCTACCTACCTCAAATCCCAAgctcaacccacctccccctaacccaacctaccccaacccacctcccactaACCCTACCTACCTCAAATCCCAAgctcaacccacctccccctaacccaacctaccccaacccacctcccactaACCCTACCTACCTCAAATCCCAAgctcaacccacctccccctaacccaacctaccccaacccacctcccactaACCCTACCTACCTCAAATCCCAAgctcaacccacctccccctaacccaacctaccccaacccacctcccactaACCCTACCTACCTCAAATCCCAAGCTCAACCCACCTCCCACTAACccaacctaccccaacccacctcccactaACCCTACCTACCTCAAATCCCAAgctcaacccacctccccctaacccaacctaccccaacccacctcccactaaccctacctacctcaaccccatcccaacccacctcccactaacccaacctaccccaacccacctcccactaACCCTACCTACCTCAAATCCCAAgctcaacccacctccccctaacccaacctaccccaacccacctcccactaACCCTACCTACCTCAAATCCCAAgctcaacccacctccccctaacccaacctaccccaacccacctcccactaACCCTACCTACCTCAAATCCCAAgctcaacccacctccccctaacccaacctaccccaacccacctcccactaACCCTACCTACCTCAAATCCCAAgctcaacccacctccccctaacccaacctaccccaacccacctcccactaACCCTACCTACCTCAAATCCCAAgctcaacccacctccccctaacccaacctaccccaacccacctcccactaACCCTACCTACCTCAAATCCCAAgctcaacccacctccccctaacccaacctaccccaacccacctcccactaACCCTACCTACCTCAAATCCCAAgctcaacccacctccccctaacccaacctaccccaacccacctcccactaACCCTACCTACCTCAAATCCCAAgctcaacccacctccccctaacccaacctaccccaacccacctcccactaACCCTACCTACCTCAAATCCCAAgctcaacccacctccccctaacccaacctaccccaacccacctcccactaACCCTACCTCCCTCAAATCCCAAGACCAACCCACCCccccctaacccaacctaccccaacccacctcccactaACCCTACCTACCTCAAATCCCAAgctcaacccacctccccctaacccaacctaccCCAACCGACCTCCCACTAACCCTACCTACCTCAAATCCCAAgctcaacccacctccccctaacccaacctaccccaacccacctcccactaACCCTACCTACCTCAAATCCCAAgctcaacccacctccccctaacccaacctacccccacccccctcccactaaCCCTACCTACCTCAAATCCCAAgctcaacccacctccccctaacccaacctaccccaacccacctcccactaACCCTACCTACCTCAAATCCCAAgctcaacccacctccccctaccccaacctaccccaacccacctcccactaACCCTTCCTACCTCAAA
Encoded here:
- the LOC138861365 gene encoding lysosomal aspartic protease-like — translated: MRTLAERVIEMQKNLYVIFRDYEKAIALHRTGTPRSLAALRTAHAARTRRIDPHNALLDIENYVDAQYYGWIGVGSPLQYFKVVFDTGSSNLWVPSKDCSVVNVACQFHNQYDHGASSTYVANGSDFVLHYGTGSLEGYVSLDSVDMGGLVARDQGFAEAVKEPSLTFVAASFDGILGMAFPEVAVLGIPPVFATLYDLGEVDAPVFSFYFNR